The following are encoded in a window of Doryrhamphus excisus isolate RoL2022-K1 chromosome 16, RoL_Dexc_1.0, whole genome shotgun sequence genomic DNA:
- the cables2a gene encoding CDK5 and ABL1 enzyme substrate 2 isoform X2: MATAICGHPSIGSSSKPAKIRREQRRRTKDSKRRQAALLFLNNISLDGRPQCHFNDENAGRKSTEQQRLGDAVSDLTSPPPDSQGSVSQVTDPAPSAGSSFSSFSGVFGPSVKSAEAAVIGANEVFLEGGGTAESPDAPLSALTGGQQQTSRVRSTPAQSPLPAVSSLDSRPRLRNVSGSPGPKVPKKVHFIKNMRQYDTRGCSDTKQEAQRRQSSVVAADLLPSLEGVEPDACGQTVSYARFLYPTNALMRQKSSSMPETCTPQTPPVRLRGNAPRPHPARVNNSVTHEPCVDEVTEYDPNLLSDPQWPCGRHKRVLIFASYVTTVIEYVKPSDLKKDMNETFKEKFPHILLTLSKIRSLKREMRAVSEECALQPVTIAMAFVYFEKLVLQGRLNKQNRKLVAAACVLLAAKISSDLRKPEVKQLIDKLEERFRVNRRELVPLEFPVLVALEMGLYLPESKVMPHYRRLVQQG; the protein is encoded by the exons ATGGCGACAGCTATATGTGGCCACCCGTCGATTGGCAGCAGCAGTAAACCGGCCAAAATACGCCGAGAACAGCGAAGGAGAACCAAAGACTCCAAAAGGAGACAAGCGGCTTTGCTTTTTCTCAACAATATCTCACTCGACGGGCGACCTCAGTGTCACTTTAACGATGAAAATGCAGGCCGAAAAAGCACAGAGCAACAGCGACTCGGGGACGCCGTCTCAGATCTCACGTCCCCGCCTCCAGATAGCCAAGGGTCGGTGTCGCAGGTGACAGACCCCGCTCCTTCGGCCGGGAGCTCTTTCTCCAGTTTTTCTGGAGTCTTCGGTCCTTCGGTGAAGTCTGCCGAGGCAGCTGTAATCGGTGCCAACGAGGTGTTTTTAGAAGGTGGCGGTACAGCGGAGAGTCCAGACGCCCCTCTGTCCGCCTTGACCGGCGGTCAGCAGCAGACCTCCAGAGTCAGGTCAACCCCCGCACAGAGCCCTCTTCCGGCCGTCTCTTCTCTGGATTCTCGACCCAG ATTGAGGAATGTATCCGGTTCTCCTGGACCCAAGGTGCCAAAGAAGGTCCACTTCATCAAGAATATGAGGCAGTACGACACCAGGGGGTGTAG TGATACCAAACAGGAGGCGCAGAGAAGGCAGTCCTCCGTGGTGGCAGCTGACCTGCTTCCGTCCCTGGAAGGTGTGGAGCCGGACGCATGTGGCCAA ACTGTGTCATATGCTCGGTTCCTCTATCCAACCAACGCCTTGATGAGACAGAAGAGCAGCAGCATGCCAGAAACCTGCACGCCTCAGACCCCGCCCGTGCGTCTCCGTGGTAACGCTCCGAGGCCGCACCCCGCACGTGTAAATAATTCTGTAACCCATGAACCAT GTGTCGACGAGGTGACGGAGTATGACCCCAACCTGCTGAGTGACCCCCAGTGGCCCTGTGGGCGGCACAAGAGGGTTCTTATATTTGCATCGTATGTG ACGACCGTTATCGAGTACGTAAAACCGTCAGACCTGAAGAAGGACATGAACGAGACCTTCAAGGAGAAGTTCCCACACATCCTGCTGACGCTCAGCAAGATAAGAAG CCTGAAGAGGGAGATGCGGGCCGTGAGCGAGGAGTGCGCTCTCCAGCCGGTCACCATAGCGATGGCGTTTGTTTACTTTGAGAAGCTGGTGCTGCAGGGTCGCCTCAACAAGCAGAACAGGAAGCTGGTGGCTGCGGCGTGCGTTCTGCTAGCAGCGAAGATCAGCAGCGATCTGAGGAAACCTGAAGTCAAACAGCTCATTGAT AAGCTAGAGGAGCGTTTTCGTGTAAACAGACGGGAGTTGGTTCCTCTGGAGTTCCCGGTGCTGGTTGCCTTGGAGATGGGACTCTACCTGCCCGAGAGTAAGGTGATGCCACACTACCGTCGACTGGTGCAGCAAGGCTAG
- the cables2a gene encoding CDK5 and ABL1 enzyme substrate 2 isoform X1, with product MATAICGHPSIGSSSKPAKIRREQRRRTKDSKRRQAALLFLNNISLDGRPQCHFNDENAGRKSTEQQRLGDAVSDLTSPPPDSQGSVSQVTDPAPSAGSSFSSFSGVFGPSVKSAEAAVIGANEVFLEGGGTAESPDAPLSALTGGQQQTSRVRSTPAQSPLPAVSSLDSRPRLRNVSGSPGPKVPKKVHFIKNMRQYDTRGCRIMLICAKRSLYAAFSVLPYGEISHLSDTKQEAQRRQSSVVAADLLPSLEGVEPDACGQTVSYARFLYPTNALMRQKSSSMPETCTPQTPPVRLRGNAPRPHPARVNNSVTHEPCVDEVTEYDPNLLSDPQWPCGRHKRVLIFASYVTTVIEYVKPSDLKKDMNETFKEKFPHILLTLSKIRSLKREMRAVSEECALQPVTIAMAFVYFEKLVLQGRLNKQNRKLVAAACVLLAAKISSDLRKPEVKQLIDKLEERFRVNRRELVPLEFPVLVALEMGLYLPESKVMPHYRRLVQQG from the exons ATGGCGACAGCTATATGTGGCCACCCGTCGATTGGCAGCAGCAGTAAACCGGCCAAAATACGCCGAGAACAGCGAAGGAGAACCAAAGACTCCAAAAGGAGACAAGCGGCTTTGCTTTTTCTCAACAATATCTCACTCGACGGGCGACCTCAGTGTCACTTTAACGATGAAAATGCAGGCCGAAAAAGCACAGAGCAACAGCGACTCGGGGACGCCGTCTCAGATCTCACGTCCCCGCCTCCAGATAGCCAAGGGTCGGTGTCGCAGGTGACAGACCCCGCTCCTTCGGCCGGGAGCTCTTTCTCCAGTTTTTCTGGAGTCTTCGGTCCTTCGGTGAAGTCTGCCGAGGCAGCTGTAATCGGTGCCAACGAGGTGTTTTTAGAAGGTGGCGGTACAGCGGAGAGTCCAGACGCCCCTCTGTCCGCCTTGACCGGCGGTCAGCAGCAGACCTCCAGAGTCAGGTCAACCCCCGCACAGAGCCCTCTTCCGGCCGTCTCTTCTCTGGATTCTCGACCCAG ATTGAGGAATGTATCCGGTTCTCCTGGACCCAAGGTGCCAAAGAAGGTCCACTTCATCAAGAATATGAGGCAGTACGACACCAGGGGGTGTAG GATCATGCTGATTTGTGCCAAGCGGTCGCTATACGCTGCTTTCTCAGTGCTGCCCTATGGAGAGATATCTCACCTCAG TGATACCAAACAGGAGGCGCAGAGAAGGCAGTCCTCCGTGGTGGCAGCTGACCTGCTTCCGTCCCTGGAAGGTGTGGAGCCGGACGCATGTGGCCAA ACTGTGTCATATGCTCGGTTCCTCTATCCAACCAACGCCTTGATGAGACAGAAGAGCAGCAGCATGCCAGAAACCTGCACGCCTCAGACCCCGCCCGTGCGTCTCCGTGGTAACGCTCCGAGGCCGCACCCCGCACGTGTAAATAATTCTGTAACCCATGAACCAT GTGTCGACGAGGTGACGGAGTATGACCCCAACCTGCTGAGTGACCCCCAGTGGCCCTGTGGGCGGCACAAGAGGGTTCTTATATTTGCATCGTATGTG ACGACCGTTATCGAGTACGTAAAACCGTCAGACCTGAAGAAGGACATGAACGAGACCTTCAAGGAGAAGTTCCCACACATCCTGCTGACGCTCAGCAAGATAAGAAG CCTGAAGAGGGAGATGCGGGCCGTGAGCGAGGAGTGCGCTCTCCAGCCGGTCACCATAGCGATGGCGTTTGTTTACTTTGAGAAGCTGGTGCTGCAGGGTCGCCTCAACAAGCAGAACAGGAAGCTGGTGGCTGCGGCGTGCGTTCTGCTAGCAGCGAAGATCAGCAGCGATCTGAGGAAACCTGAAGTCAAACAGCTCATTGAT AAGCTAGAGGAGCGTTTTCGTGTAAACAGACGGGAGTTGGTTCCTCTGGAGTTCCCGGTGCTGGTTGCCTTGGAGATGGGACTCTACCTGCCCGAGAGTAAGGTGATGCCACACTACCGTCGACTGGTGCAGCAAGGCTAG
- the LOC131104330 gene encoding proteasomal ubiquitin receptor ADRM1-like isoform X1, with protein sequence MASGALFPSMVSGSRGSSSKYLVEFRAGKMSMKGSTVTPDKRKGQVYIQQTDDSLIHFCWKDRTTGNVDDDLIIFPDDCEFKRVNQCTTGRVYVLKFKAGSKRLFFWMQEPKTDKDEEYCRKVNEYLNNPPIPGALGSGGSGGHDLSALGGEGGLQSLLGNMSHNQLMQLIGPTGLGGIGGLGALAGPGLANLLGSSSSSSSVPSASNSSTSPSTVVTPTSTSVTSRIGSSQASTTPVNPSTTSAPSPPASTPPTPAAPTVAAAGSPTQPIQLRDLQSILATMNVPASGTGVDLASVLTPEVMAPILANPEVQQRLTPFLPTGESLLQSTEELHNTLSSPQFQQAMSMFSSALASGQLGPLMNQFGLPTEAVDAANNGDVEAFAKAMETETTSEDGGDSKDKKDDDEDMSLD encoded by the exons ATGGCCTCTGGAGCTTTGTTCCCCAGCATGGTATCTGGGTCCCGTGGGTCCTCCAGCAAGTACCTGGTGGAGTTCAGAGCTGGTAAAATGTCCATGAAAGGCAGCACCGTGACCCCTGACAAGCGCAAAGGTCAGGTGTACATCCAGCAGACCGATGATTCCCTCATCCACTTCTGCTGGAAGGATCGCACCACAGGGAATGTGGATGAT GACTTGATCATCTTCCCTGATGACTGTGAGTTCAAACGGGTCAACCAGTGCACCACTGGACGTGTGTATGTTCTGAAGTTCAAAGCTGGTTCCAAAAGACTTTTCTTCTGGATGCAG GAGCCCAAGACTGACAAAGATGAGGAGTATTGTCGTAAAGTCAATGAATACCTCAATAACCCCCCCATTCCTGGAGCTCTTGGGAGCGGTGGAAGTGGAGGACATGATCTGTCTGCTCTGGGAG GTGAGGGTGGTCTACAGAGCCTTCTGGGTAATATGAGCCACAACCAGCTCATGCAGCTGATTGGACCAACTGGACTTGGTGGCATTG GCGGTCTTGGAGCACTAGCTGGGCCAGGTTTAGCCAACCTCttgggcagcagcagcagcagcagcagcgttcCTTCTGCCAGCAACTCCTCCACAAG CCCGTCTACTGTCGTCACCCCCACCTCTACCTCCGTCACCAGTCGAATTGGCTCCTCCCAGGCTTCCACCACACCCGTCAACCCCTCCACTACCTCAGCCCCCTCCCCGCCTGCTAGCACCCCGCCCACCCCGGCTGCGCCTACTGTAGCGGCGGCGGGAAGCCCTACCCAGCCCATCCAACTGCGGGATCTGCAGAGCATCCTGGCAACCATGAACGTGCCTGCCAGCGGCACAGGAG TGGACCTGGCCAGTGTCCTGACCCCAGAGGTGATGGCTCCCATCCTGGCCAACCCTGAAGTTCAGCAGAGACTGACCCCCTTCCTGCCCACTGGAGAGTCTCTGCTTCAGAGTACGGAGGAGCTCCACAACACGCTCAGCTCGCCACAGTTTCAGCAG GCGATGAGCATGTTCAGCAGCGCTCTGGCATCGGGGCAGTTGGGGCCGCTAATGAATCAGTTTGGCTTGCCGACGGAGGCCGTGGATGCCGCTAACAATGGAG ATGTGGAGGCTTTTGCCAAAGCAATGGAGACCGAGACAACGTCTGAAGACGGCGGCGATTCCAAAGACAAAAAGGACGACGATGAGGACATGAGTCTGGACTAA
- the LOC131104330 gene encoding proteasomal ubiquitin receptor ADRM1-like isoform X2 produces MASGALFPSMVSGSRGSSSKYLVEFRAGKMSMKGSTVTPDKRKGQVYIQQTDDSLIHFCWKDRTTGNVDDDLIIFPDDCEFKRVNQCTTGRVYVLKFKAGSKRLFFWMQEPKTDKDEEYCRKVNEYLNNPPIPGALGSGGSGGHDLSALGGEGGLQSLLGNMSHNQLMQLIGPTGLGGIGGLGALAGPGLANLLGSSSSSSSVPSASNSSTSPSTVVTPTSTSVTSRIGSSQASTTPVNPSTTSAPSPPASTPPTPAAPTVAAAGSPTQPIQLRDLQSILATMNVPASGTGVDLASVLTPEVMAPILANPEVQQRLTPFLPTGESLLQSDEHVQQRSGIGAVGAANESVWLADGGRGCR; encoded by the exons ATGGCCTCTGGAGCTTTGTTCCCCAGCATGGTATCTGGGTCCCGTGGGTCCTCCAGCAAGTACCTGGTGGAGTTCAGAGCTGGTAAAATGTCCATGAAAGGCAGCACCGTGACCCCTGACAAGCGCAAAGGTCAGGTGTACATCCAGCAGACCGATGATTCCCTCATCCACTTCTGCTGGAAGGATCGCACCACAGGGAATGTGGATGAT GACTTGATCATCTTCCCTGATGACTGTGAGTTCAAACGGGTCAACCAGTGCACCACTGGACGTGTGTATGTTCTGAAGTTCAAAGCTGGTTCCAAAAGACTTTTCTTCTGGATGCAG GAGCCCAAGACTGACAAAGATGAGGAGTATTGTCGTAAAGTCAATGAATACCTCAATAACCCCCCCATTCCTGGAGCTCTTGGGAGCGGTGGAAGTGGAGGACATGATCTGTCTGCTCTGGGAG GTGAGGGTGGTCTACAGAGCCTTCTGGGTAATATGAGCCACAACCAGCTCATGCAGCTGATTGGACCAACTGGACTTGGTGGCATTG GCGGTCTTGGAGCACTAGCTGGGCCAGGTTTAGCCAACCTCttgggcagcagcagcagcagcagcagcgttcCTTCTGCCAGCAACTCCTCCACAAG CCCGTCTACTGTCGTCACCCCCACCTCTACCTCCGTCACCAGTCGAATTGGCTCCTCCCAGGCTTCCACCACACCCGTCAACCCCTCCACTACCTCAGCCCCCTCCCCGCCTGCTAGCACCCCGCCCACCCCGGCTGCGCCTACTGTAGCGGCGGCGGGAAGCCCTACCCAGCCCATCCAACTGCGGGATCTGCAGAGCATCCTGGCAACCATGAACGTGCCTGCCAGCGGCACAGGAG TGGACCTGGCCAGTGTCCTGACCCCAGAGGTGATGGCTCCCATCCTGGCCAACCCTGAAGTTCAGCAGAGACTGACCCCCTTCCTGCCCACTGGAGAGTCTCTGCTTCAGA GCGATGAGCATGTTCAGCAGCGCTCTGGCATCGGGGCAGTTGGGGCCGCTAATGAATCAGTTTGGCTTGCCGACGGAGGCCGTGGATGCCGCTAA